GGATTCTGCTTAGACCACCTGCAGGGTGAGTCTGACCTTGACGGGTGACCAGGTCTGGGGGAGCAAAGAGTGGTGACTGCTGGAATCGACTGGAGTGAGACCCAGTCGGGGAAGCTGGGAAGTCTGGAGGAGGTCATGGGGGAAGCGAGGACACTGAGGTTCCAGAGGGATGGCTGGCTCAGGCCATACCTTCCCATCTCCCGAGGAAGAGGCTGTGcattggagaaaaaagaacaggagaaCCACAACACAGAgccaggaggcagtgggaggaTTTTACTAACTGCACAACATACAAGTTTCCCAGGCGCCTGTGGGTGCCAGCCTGCTCGTCAGCCATCCGGTCCCAGCAGTGCCCCTTGCTCCTGCACCCACTTGGGACTATCGCCAGTAGGGAGGACTGGGCTGACGGTGTCACGGGTGGGAGAGCCAGGCTCAGGGTGGGACTCAGAgttggggtcagggctgggcacAGTATCCGGGTCGGGGCTGGGACCAGATCTGTGGTCAGGGCTGGCCGCAAGGTCAGAATTGGTTTCGTGCCCAGGCTCAGGGTTAGAAGATTTGACAGAATCAGGGGTGGGGGTAGATCTAGAGCCAGGGATGGTTTGGGGGTTGGGATTGGGGAGGGAGCCCAGTACAGAGCCAGGGTCAGGGCCAAGGCCAGAGCTGGGGCCGGGGCTGAGGCTCAGGCCAGAGCCGAGCACAGAGACTGCATCAGGACCCAGGAGCGAGACCTGCCCCGGCCTCAACATGGAAGCAGGGCTGAGGCCCAGGCCGGCGGCAGCAGCCGCAGCTGCAGCCGCGGCAGCGGCCGCGCCCTCATGCACCCGCTTGTGCTTGGTGAGGCTGGAGGCTTGGCCGAACGCCTTGCCGCAGAGCTGGCAGCGGTAGGGGCGCTCGCCCGAATGCACATGCAGATGCTGCAGGAGCGCCGAGCTCTGCCCAAAGGCCTTGGAGCAATGGGGACAGGCGTAGGGCCGCTCGCCCGTGTGGATGCGCAGGTGGTGCTGCAGGTTGGAGCTCTGGCCGAAGGCCTTGCCGCAGTGGGGACAGCGGTACGGGCGCTCAGCCGTGTGCGTGCGCTGGTGCTGTAGCAGCGCCGAGCTCTGGCCAAAGGCCTTGCCGCACTGCGGGCACGGGTAGGGCCGCTCGCCCGTGTGCGTGCGCAGGTGCTTCAGGAGAGCCGATCCCTGCCCGAAGCCCTTGGCGCACACCGGGCACTTGTGGGGCCGCGGGCCGCCGTGCGTGCGCAGGTGCTGCGCCAGCAGCGAGCCGTGCCCGAAGGCTTTGCCGCACACGGGGCAGTGGTGCGGCTTCTCGCCGCTGTGGCTGCTGCGGTGCTTCAGCAGCGTGGAGCGCCAGCCGAAGGCCTTGCCGCACGCCGCGCACTGGTAGGGCCGTGCGCCCGTGTGGATACCGCGGTGCTGGGCCAGCGTGGCGCCGTGGCTGAACGACTTGCCGCAGTCGGGGCAGCGGTACGGCTTCTCGCCACTGTGGGTGCGGCGGTGCTGGCTCAGCCCCGAGCTGCGGCGGAAAGCTCGCCCGCAATCGGGGCAGGAGAAGGGCCGGGGCGGGCTGGCAGGTGCGGGGAGCACCGCTGGGCTGGTGGCCAGGACCTCGGGGGTGGCAGTGAGGTCGGACGAGAGGGGATCCAGGTCTGGAGCAGCAGCCGGACTGAGGGTGTCACTGTTAGGGTCAAGAACCAGGGGAACGGGGCCGATGACGTCTGGGTCGTCAAAACTTGAAGACATGGGGTCAAGATCTTGGGGATCCAAGTCACGGGTCCCCGAGATGGAGCTCGGAGCTTCCACATCCGGGTCCAGATCCTCGGAGACAGGCTCCAGATCTTCATAGCTGGGGTCCACATCTTCAGAGACAGTGTTGAGGTCTTCCGGGTCAGGCTCTGGCTTTTCAGAAACTGGGTCTAGCTCTTCTGGGTTGGGGTCTAGGTCTTCTGAGTCGGAGTCAAGCTCTTCGTAAGAGGGCCTCAGTCCTTTGTGGCCTGGGTTCCTGACCAGGACGGAGCGCCGCATCCCTGGTGTGGAAGTGCCAGCCGCTTCAGGAGCAGGGTCTGCAGGATGAGGACAGAGGGTGGGTGGAGGTAGGTTCTGCGGAATAGGGGTTCTTTTGGAgcctgggcagggaagggagaggggaccaGGCCACACCCCAGATCCCACTCCAGGACACACACACGATTTCTTCTCTTGTCTTGTACTGAGGGAGACTTTCCATTTGCCCCTAccagggcagggagaagaggaaCCCTAGTGGGACATGAGGGGCCCCTCCTTACTCAGCCCCACACCTGGATGGAAGTCATGGGTCCCAGCACTAGAGGTCCCCAGTACCCAGCTCCATggctctgcccctctctccatcctgggttcctcctctcctgggaagCTTGGGTCCTGTGGAGGAGAGAGTCCTGGATGCCTATCCCCTGGACCATGGCCCCTTCACGGGAAGAGTGTGGGTATCTGGGATCATGTGCTTGTCACTAAGTACATGGCCTGAATCCCATGGTTGAGGGTGACGTATCTGGGGGTCCCTGGTAGGGAGGGTGACCTCTGGCTCACTTCCTAGAGTGGAAACATCCTGACCTCTGAAGCCTTgatctgggtgggggtgggggggtggcaaACAACATCTGGTCCTCCTCCTGggtcactgggggaggggagggagacctTGGCTCACTTCCCAGGGAGGATACAACCTGAATCCCGAGCCTCACAGTTCTGCGATAGGACTAAGTGTCCAAACACCTGGGTTCTGTCTTAGATGGAAGACGCTGACCGCTGAGTTCTACAACTAGAGTGAGGATGGTGATGTAATACGTGGGAcctctggagggagcagggagacccATGGACTCATTAGCCAGGAGGGTAAGGACAGGTGTCCATATACATGTTTGCCCAACTAGATAGAAGAGTCTGAATTCTGACTCCTAACTGGGAGGTTGGCAAAAAATACCTCTGGCTTCTCTTGGGTTACTGGGGGGACACCTGGGCCATCTCCTAGGAAGAGAGTATTCCTGGATGATTGACCCCATGGCTGAGGTATGGGGATGGGTGTCAGGAGACTTTGGTAACTTCGTGGGAGAATTCTAGATCCTGAATTCCAGCTCCATGGCTGGTGGTAGGGAGGGGGATGGACAAACAATAGCTGGGACCCCttctggggagcagggggagaaTTCCCTGTAGTAGGGTGATGTCTAGAGCTACTCACCCCCTGACTAGACActggcagggggttggggggcaaACAACAGATCTgttcctgggaggcagggggacttctggttttccttctggGGAGGGGGACATCCTGAGCCACAACCCCAGAGCCGGGTAGGGGGATGCAAACAGAGAGGGCTGAGTTCCTAGATCACCTCCTCAACCCAGATCCCACTTTGAAGGGTGGTGGGGTGATGTTGGCTCCCCTACTGGATTTcccaggggttgggggacagaGGGTCCCTTAAATTGGCTCCTGAATTTCCATCTCTGAGCtggaagccagaaggagaaataaCTGGGGTCCTTCCTGAATTTCTGGGGGGAAGGTGGATGCCTGGATCACCTCACGGGTAAGAGGGCTTCCAGAACTCTAGATTCCAAGACTGGAGAGTGAGGGGAACAAGACCTGGGATCCTGGGGGTCAGAGGGAACCCCTGGATGCCCCTTTTGAGGAAGAGCCTCCTGAACTCCCGACCCCAGGCTGGAGAGTGGGGAGAACAATACTTGGGGCCCTTCCTGGGTTCCTGACGGGGCGGGGGCCCGGATCGCCTCCAGAGGAGGGGGCTCCTGAACTCCCACCCGCCCAGCTGAGGGGTGCCCCCCATACCTCCCGATGGACGGCGCCCAGCTCGGGCCGGGCCCTCCCCCGGGTCCGCAGAGGCGGAACGGGAGCGCTAGGCCCGCGGGTCGCGCGGCGCCCCGCATTGCGCCCGCGGCCCCGCTCTCCTGGGCCGGGGCGGGCGCGGCGCGGGGCGAGGGGGTATGGACCGAGGTCGCTCCGGGCCGCGCCCCGCGCCGCAGGGGTATCCCCACCCGCCCGCCCCCCATCGCggcccccgcccgcccggcccgcTCGCGGGGACACTCACCCGGCGCCCCTCGCCCCTGCCCGGCCCGCCGCGCCCGCCGGCGCCCCCGGGGCCCGCAGGAAGCCCCCCGCCCGCCAGCCCCGCCGGCGGCCCCCTCGGCCCAGCGGCCCCGCCAGGCGCTCCCGGGGAGCGAGAGGGGCCGGCCGCGGGCCGCAGCGGGAGCTGCTGGGACTTGTAGTTCGCCCGGGCCCGCCTCGGCCGTCGCCAtcgctgcccccgccccccgggcTAGCCTTTGTCCCGGCCCGGCCACCTGGCCGCGCGGCCGCGCCTTTGTCTGCGCCGCGCGCCGCCCGCGCTGTCCCCGCCGCGGCCTCTCCTGCTCTGCGACTCTCTCAGCCCCTCTCCGTCCCTCTGcgcccctgcctctctctgtctgtcccttTATCCCTCTGTTAGTGTGTTTCCCTCCGTTTCAATCTTTGCCTCTCTTCCTGTCCCCttttctgcctctgtccctctgtctctgtcttgtctgttttcctctctctcccctcgtCTCTGCCTCCCGCCCATGTCTGTGACTCCATCTCTGTTCCAGAAACACCAAACGTTCTATCTCTCTCTTGTAGATTGGCAGTGCACATCGGCAAAGCCAAGACGCAGAATTTTCAGACTTGTGTATCTTTGCCCAGTCCAGCCTTTGTTTCCCCGTAAGACTCCTCCTCCAAGGAAAAGAGCTGGGGACACCGAATATTTCCCTCCTCCTACCCAGTGGCGCAGTGCTGTCGCCAGCAGACTCCCCGTGCCTGGTACTCCCTCTGGAgaggccagggccaggcctgggaagcACTCTGGGCGGACTTTACCTGGAGACACAGATCCCTGTCAAGAGGGAGTGAAACGCAGCCCCCGCAGCTGGCAGCTGGGCCGGGATGTTCTTCACTGAACATAAACAACGgtcacaaaatataaacaatcatCACACAAGGCCACTCTGTGACCGCGTCTGAGCCGAGATAGAGACAAGGACACTTTGCAGCCACAAAAATGAATACACATCCTTCTCTGATGATGACTGCTGCTTCTTCCCAATGACAGCCCCGGGTCCATCCTCCCACCTCTGAGATAAAAAGCACCAATACCCCGTCACAGACCTGCCCCCTGCTTCCTGCCAGCACTAGGCTAGGGTTGCTTGTACTCGCCTCAACTCTCCTTAAAACTACCCAGCTCAAGCCTGAATCTTATAAGATGCCCTCCTGTCCCCCAATTACTCTTTCCCCTGTGGGATCTTCCTTGCTggagcaagcaaaaaaaaaatttttttttgactacAGTTTAGTGTCCGATGGTCTTTGGCTGGTGAGTTTTCAAACCACCTAACCTTGAATGCAGCCTCAAGCAAATGAGGCCTCCAGGAGTCTTTGCTCTTCCTTCCCGAACCTTCTAGATCTGTGCTGGACTTCTGGCCTGGGACCTGCTTGCCACCTCTCTGTGGAAAAGCTCTCAGCAGCTCTGAGAGACTTGAGATCGCAATTGGATTATGCCGCTGGTTCCTCATCCTGCCGCCTCCTGGCTGATCCCATTACAAATAATACTTGTAATGACAGCTGTCGTTTCTGTCTGCCCAGTATCTCTGTCAGCACCTTGTCTTCCCTCTGTGGAGCCCCCTTCACTACTCCAGATGGACCTGTGTCTAACACAGCCCCCAGCACCATGAGATCTAAACTTACCAATCAGAGAACCCCGCCCCCTGAACAATAATGAGGTCTGGGATGAAGCCATGATGCTGGAGGGTCTCATTCTTCCTCTGGGATCATGAGCTGTACACAGGGCCTCATTCAGCCTGCAGCCACCTTCCCTGGTTGTCTGGAAGAACAGTCTGCAGACTGAAGCCAATCTATAACAGGATGCAGAGGTGAGAGTTGGAGAGACAACCCTGGCTATATTGGTTGAGCTCCTGGATATAGCCACACCTGAAGCCAGAAGCTCTGTCTTTCCAATACCAGGAGCCAACAAATTTCCTGGGTATTTGAGCTAGTGGGATTCTGTCCCTTGCATCCATGACAGTCTTGACTAATTTAGAAATTAGTTCCTCGAAAGGGAAAGGTATTGAAGGAAATAgcttaaaatttgaaattgagCCAAGGTTAGGTAGAGGGTCATAGCCACCACATACACATATCTTCATTATAAAGTGAACAGGGCTTCAAGATTTGTGCAGTGCACGACCTCCCCAGATGTATGTGGCAGCATCATGGAAGAGGCATCCTCAGGAAAGCAGAACTCTGTTATGTGGAAGAAAAACAGCTGATTAAATTGTTGCCTATTTTCTCTTGGCACGCTAACCTTGTGTCTCCCGAGACTCTGGCTTAAGTAGCTTTGGAGAAAAATATCAGGATGCTGGGATATGTGGACGCTGTCATGAAGCCTTCAGCAAGGTCTTCCAAGACAGGCACAAGCTCCCTCTATACACTCCTTCTTAAAGCAGAGCCTAGCACTTGCTCAATTTTGTGAGATTGCCAGAGCTGAATTCTCTGTCCTGAGTGAAAAGAGGATGTTAGTAATGAGGTGAGAGGTAAGATTGGGATTATCAGAGAACTGGTGGGCATTTGATGTTTCAGCCTACTCTCAAACACTGAGCACTGAACACTCCTGCCTATAAATATACAATTACCTTCATTAGGAAGAGCCTATTGGCTGAGTCGTTCCACCCTCTAGATTGTAACCTGGGGCAATACAGATGCTATGGGGATGGGCAGGCACAGGTCTGTTGCTAGGAGACAGGATTCACTAAGATTGAGCTCCAGACTCCAAGATCCTGGTGAGGTTGGAGGAACCAAATCACCCAGGCATCCAATCACAGCATTCCATCCCTCTGGGCACATGATTGGTTCACAGCTGGGCAGGGGACTCAAATGAGCCAATCAGACTGTTTCATATATTCCAATGTGAGGAGTTGGGGGGAacaccccaccccttcctttgGGGCTTTAATGATAAGGATTTGGGCttctagtttttctcttttgccacTGCTTGGAGGGACACGAGGCTGAGAGACAGCAAGGAAGAGAGCATGCGTCTGATGGGGAACCACATGCTTGATGCTAGACCTAATTAAGGAGTTTCTTGTTTCTAAGTCAACAAAATCCCTTTCTGCTTGAGCAGCTGGAGCtggtttctgttatttgcaaagAAAATGACCTAAGACAGTAACAAAATTTAGGCATTATTTATTGAGCTACAGCCAAGTGCTAGGCCCTGTGCCAAGAATGGtacattcacattttatttactcCTTGTAACCACTCCATGAAGGAGGAACTGTTGCCCtccccatttcatggatgaggaaagtGAGGGTCAGAGCATGACATCACTTGTTCAAGGACAGAAAGAGATGAGGCTGTTGCTTGGTGATGCTTACCattgacaaaatattttcctttcaaaattcatCTGTTTTCCCATGTTCAATGCTattttttattcatcttatttcataagcctttttggtttttgtagtTCCTATGAAATGCCTTTTCTTGGAGGTGGGGTAAGTGGGATACAGGAAGGATAGACATAAATCCATAAAATACATCCAGAAACAGCATGATGTAGTGTCTCAGCACTGGAAACTTTCCAGCaaagtttctgttctttcttgGCAACCCATCCCAGTGCTGATCAATCTTATTGTTAGAAAATCCTTCCTGTTGTGCTGAAATCTTCCTCCTTATAACTCCTACCCATTTTTCTCACTTGGTGTCTGGATTGCTTTAAACCACCCCTAGAACTGGGAAGAAGCACACATAATCCTGCAACTACAGCTACATGGAACCAAAGCAAgctttctgagcttcctggcaggcAAGGTAAAAAGGAAAAGCCTTTTTGTATACATAGTCTGGTCAATAAGCAGAACATCTTTACCAGGAAAGCCTGATTTTTATCCTGGGAATCATTGTAGGATGGGTTTATtgtagtggttctcaaccagaggCAACTCTTCCCCCctaggagacatttggcaatgtctggagatgtttttggttgtcacaactggtgGAAGAGAGGGAGTGTGCTACTGGAATGTGATGGGTAAAGGTCAGGGATGATGTTAAACATCCAACAATGCACAAGACAGCCTCCAACAATGGAGAATGATCCTATCCAAACTGCCAATAAAGCCAAGATTGAGAAATCCTGTTTTAGAATGAGATAATTCAGAAGAGTGTAATCTATATCATTAGTGGAAgcaaggagaagaggaaatgacCAGCTGGCCTCAGAGAATTGATGCCCATGAGGAAAGGGCTCCTGGCCAGGCTTGAGATTGGCTGTCACTGGTCCATTGGATTGGGGGCTTTGGTCTTTGAGGGTCTGACTACAGGGTTAGAGAGCTATGTTCATTCTCTGAAACCACATTCTCAACACCCTACAGAGGCAGTCCCCAGGCACGGCCACCAAGGCTCATTTTATCCCAGATAGAGCTGGCTTCTTGGTGCTGATCTCACCATACCCCAAAACCTTCAAAATGGGGTGCTGTCCAAGGTACTGGTCCAGGACATGCTTTCTAAGCCCTGTCATCCACTGGCTCCAGGGCTCCACCCCATTCTCTTTTCCACCCTTTTCATTCTGTCTCTGGCTGGACAGCTACCCCCTTGGACCTGATCATATCCTAATGACTCTTGTTGACTTGCCCCTGGACCCAGCTGTGACCTGGAGGCTAATTGCCCAGCCAGCCAATGCACCAACCATTCAGCTTTACAGCCTCTGACCACAATAGGGGAAATCACTGGGCCATTCTCAGCATATCTATCCTTCCATGCACCTTCTGAGTGCCATCTAGTCTCTCAATAATCAAAAGCTCCTTCCTACATCcttgtcttcctctctcctccttaccTTCATCTTCAGAAGGTGCACTGTCCCTTCTTGACCCCCAGCCACCCACACTGACCAGTGTGAACATTTCTTATTTATAACAATCTAATGATAGTGAGAGCtattatttatctccattttacagaggagcaaatagaggctcagaggggttaaatgacttgcccaagacttGTTTCCAGTACACGGAGGAGTCAAGATTTGGACTCTGTCCATTCAGCACCAAGAGCTTACATTCTCAACCCATCACCACACTGCCTCTGTTCAGCATGGTTAAGTCCATCCTCCCACATCATTCAGAACTTGTTGCTGCACCTGAACACCTTACACGGAGTCCAACCACCCAGTCTTTGCACAAGCTGGGATGGTCTCCCTGCCCAGAGTGGCCCCCAGACCCAGGGTCTGCAGAAGTATCTGCTCAGGGCTTCTCCACGGAGTCATTCTCTCCTGTAATGCCCCTGCCCCCACAAACACCCCATCCTCTTCCATGGCTAATTGATGGCAAGCGGTGGGATGTTGCCAAAGCAGTGTTTATTGCTGGCTAGGGCATGGGTAGGTAGGGATCTGGGGGGCCTGAGGGTCTACCTTCCCAGCACCACAGCCCCACTGGTGAGGAAAGCCCAGTGGCACATGACTCTCCTGGAGGCTTTCCCGTCTCAGCACTGCTGGGCCCTTGTACTTGAAGGGAAACTCATCACTGTTTTGGGTTGAGAAGAAGCGCTGTTCACCCAGTGGGGGCTCCCAGTGGCTATACTTGCACTGTGGAGTCAGGATGGGGGAGCTCAGCAGGGCAGCCTGGAGGGTGGCTGGCCCACCCAGGCCACCCTGTAGTCCCTGCACCACCCTGGGGACAGCAGAGAGTGGGGAGAGGCTCAGCCCAGTTTGGCTGATGATTGGGTCCTTGGGAGGGGGGCAAAAGGGGGCCCTAGATTGGGCTGACCCAGGAGCTGGATGAGACGCTGGAGAGAAACCCGGGTGGGTCCCTGGAATGACCCCAGGGCTGGGTTGACCCTAGGTGACTTTGCCCTAACCCTCAACCGTGGCTGATGAGTTGACCCTGACATGAGCCTTCGGCTGAGCTGGAGATGACCTGGTGCTGGGATGACATTAAGATGACCCTGAGCCTGGGATGACCCTAGAGTGACCCTGAGCCGACTTGACACTAATTCTGTGCCTGAAGTGATGGTATAATCTTCCTGAGATAACGCTACACTGACTTGGGGGAGGGGCTACCTGGTCAGAGAGataccctctccccctccctcacccgcTGTAGCATCTCCTCAGTCACGGAGGCTGGAGCTGTTCTGTGCGGCATCAGCATCTTCTGGTTCATGGTTAAAAAATCTGGTTCTGGAGATTTCAGTGGGGTGGCTGAGatgaggggctgagggaggataGGCAGGGTCCAGGGGAAAGGGTCGTGGGAGACTGAGCATAGGGTAAAGGTTCCTGGGCTAACGCTGACGTTGTCAGGGGAGGGGGACGGATTaggagtcagggaggaggggggagccaGGGTGGGCTGAGGAGGCCAGGGACGGGGCTAGGGCAGACGAGCCGAGGTTGGGGACAGAGAGGGGGCCAGAAGAGTAGGCTAGCGGGTCAGGGGGCGGAGCCAGAGTCTCGCAGAGGATGAAGGGTTAGACTCAGGAGAGGGTGGATATGGAGAGGGGCGGGGCCAGACCAGAGGGTCGGAGTCATGCAGGGGATGGGGCCATCGCAGAGTGCGGGTGGGATCACACGGGAGCAGCGTTGTTCAGGGACAGAGTTGCGATCTTGGTCCATGGGGTGGGATCTAGCTCTTCAGGAGGCGGAGCCAGAGTCAGGCAGTGGGCGGGGCGGGGTTGGCCAGGGGCGGAGCCACGGTTGTGTCAAGGGCGGGGCTTTCCGGGTGGGGAGTGGCTGCGCTCACCTCCGGTGTCCCAAGGCAGGTTGCTCCGCTGCAAGTGGAGGCTGGGCGCTTTCGGCGGCTTTGGTATCCCAGGTGGGGAATAGTCCGTACCCATGGAGGTCTGGAAGAACTGTCCGAACAGCGACGGCTCCCCTAGGGTTATGTGACTCTGCAGCTTCTCATGAGGCACGTGGCGTCTGGGTGGCTTGGTCGCAGGCAGCGGCTGTAGGACCACATGGCATCTGGGAAGTTCCCCGAGTCAGGGATGTCCCAAGATCATGATGGAGGGAAGAAGTGGGTGCTGCGTGACCTTGGACGGCTTACACCCTCTCTGGGTCCCGCGTGATGGTGCTGGGAGTTGGTACTGTTATCTCACTTTACAGAGAGAGCCACTGGGGTTTGGAGTAGTTAAGTGGCTTACCCTACATCATGCAAGTAGATCCAGGAGATCTCTGCACACATGTCAATCTCAcccccatctcagggcctttgcacttgctattatTCACTCTGCTTGGGAAGCCCTTTTCCCTCATGAGCCCTGCTGCATTCTGCTTCTTCCTGCTGACCTGGCCGTGGAAGAAGTGCGTGGAGGTGGTCAGGTTGCCAGGACCAGGGTACCTGTTTCCTTCCAGAATGTGTGACTCCGGAGTCTGGTCGTGGTGAAGAACAAAAGGTTCTGCCAGAGACAGAGTAGGTCTTGAGCAGCTCTGGGAGGCTGCTGCGGgtgtgaggggcagggcaggcagccagCTCTCACCTGGCTCCTGGGCATAGAAATGTTCACCCTTGGTGGTCCTGTCATGGAAGAGGCCATCTCCAGGACGAATATTCACATAGTGGATGTGGGCTGAGGCCTGGGCCTTGTCATACCTGCAGATAAGGGGGGATGGGCAGTGAGGAGCTGTCTGATCAGGGCCCCTACACCTcccaggaaaagggagagaggcaggcttCTCAATGGCCAAGAGAGGGGATGTTAGTGGTGGGAGATCTGGACCTTGCCTGTGGGTGATGGAGGCCCAAGGACACAGAATTGGCCCCAGAGCCTTAGGTGGCACACCCCACAAGCTGCCCTTGCCCCATCTTGGTAGGAGGCCATGGTCCCTTTGTACCTGTCTGGGGGCAGGACCTGGGGCCTGTAGGCTTGTTTCTGCTCCGGACTCATGGGCCCATAGCCAATCTTGATGTCTCCCAGTTCCACGCTGGAGGAGGCCTGTGGGTGGACGGGGTGGGAAGGTCAAGACCACCCAGCCCCCATTGCCGCCCCCACCCACTGCCAGCAGCACCAGCCCAGCCTCAACACACCCTCTTACACATCAAGGCAGGTGGGCCTGGCTCGGCCTGGAACTGTCTCTGGTAAGAGGTCCAGTCGTCCTGTCTCCTGTAGTCCCACTTGAGGGGACTGGGACCCCCTGAGGATGAGCAAGAGGAGAAGAAGAATGAGATCAATTTCCTGCAGCCTCTGGACCACTGGGATCTGATTCCTTGCCTGGGACGGGGAAGTGGGCAGTCCCGACTAGCTTGGCCTAACGCCTGTCTGGaaaacaccaaaaataataaaaataatgagaacaaGAACAGCCAGGAAGGTGGGGCGGgcatagctcagttgtagagcacatgcttagcatgcacatggccctgggttcaatctccagtacctccattaacaacaacaaaaaagaatagtcACCAAGTATTGAGTTAGGCACTGAGGTTAAGTGCTTTGCACCCCACTGGGGGGGGGCTTACTCGTATTATTCCCACAACTTTtagcctctctgaggctcagagaggtcgaATAACTTGCCAGAAATCACAGAAATTCAGAGTCAGAATGGAGTCAAATCCAGTTCTGACAATCCAGAGCCCAACTTGGAGGGTGTCTGATTGGTGATGTCCCCCAGGACTCCTATGGAGCCTCAGAACTGGGAAAATGAGAGTACTCTTTGCTGAGTGCTTACGATATGACAGGTGCATCGTACACTCTGGGCTTTTTTGGCTTCACCAGTAACAATAAAGTGGGGCCCCGTTGTTGCACCCAcat
The genomic region above belongs to Camelus ferus isolate YT-003-E chromosome 22, BCGSAC_Cfer_1.0, whole genome shotgun sequence and contains:
- the ZNF358 gene encoding zinc finger protein 358 isoform X4, which translates into the protein MRRSVLVRNPGHKGLRPSYEELDSDSEDLDPNPEELDPVSEKPEPDPEDLNTVSEDVDPSYEDLEPVSEDLDPDVEAPSSISGTRDLDPQDLDPMSSSFDDPDVIGPVPLVLDPNSDTLSPAAAPDLDPLSSDLTATPEVLATSPAVLPAPASPPRPFSCPDCGRAFRRSSGLSQHRRTHSGEKPYRCPDCGKSFSHGATLAQHRGIHTGARPYQCAACGKAFGWRSTLLKHRSSHSGEKPHHCPVCGKAFGHGSLLAQHLRTHGGPRPHKCPVCAKGFGQGSALLKHLRTHTGERPYPCPQCGKAFGQSSALLQHQRTHTAERPYRCPHCGKAFGQSSNLQHHLRIHTGERPYACPHCSKAFGQSSALLQHLHVHSGERPYRCQLCGKAFGQASSLTKHKRVHEGAAAAAAAAAAAAAGLGLSPASMLRPGQVSLLGPDAVSVLGSGLSLSPGPSSGLGPDPGSVLGSLPNPNPQTIPGSRSTPTPDSVKSSNPEPGHETNSDLAASPDHRSGPSPDPDTVPSPDPNSESHPEPGSPTRDTVSPVLPTGDSPKWVQEQGALLGPDG
- the ZNF358 gene encoding zinc finger protein 358 isoform X1 codes for the protein MATAEAGPGELQVPAAPAAARGRPLSLPGSAWRGRWAEGAAGGAGGRGASCGPRGRRRARRAGQGRGAPDPAPEAAGTSTPGMRRSVLVRNPGHKGLRPSYEELDSDSEDLDPNPEELDPVSEKPEPDPEDLNTVSEDVDPSYEDLEPVSEDLDPDVEAPSSISGTRDLDPQDLDPMSSSFDDPDVIGPVPLVLDPNSDTLSPAAAPDLDPLSSDLTATPEVLATSPAVLPAPASPPRPFSCPDCGRAFRRSSGLSQHRRTHSGEKPYRCPDCGKSFSHGATLAQHRGIHTGARPYQCAACGKAFGWRSTLLKHRSSHSGEKPHHCPVCGKAFGHGSLLAQHLRTHGGPRPHKCPVCAKGFGQGSALLKHLRTHTGERPYPCPQCGKAFGQSSALLQHQRTHTAERPYRCPHCGKAFGQSSNLQHHLRIHTGERPYACPHCSKAFGQSSALLQHLHVHSGERPYRCQLCGKAFGQASSLTKHKRVHEGAAAAAAAAAAAAAGLGLSPASMLRPGQVSLLGPDAVSVLGSGLSLSPGPSSGLGPDPGSVLGSLPNPNPQTIPGSRSTPTPDSVKSSNPEPGHETNSDLAASPDHRSGPSPDPDTVPSPDPNSESHPEPGSPTRDTVSPVLPTGDSPKWVQEQGALLGPDG
- the ZNF358 gene encoding zinc finger protein 358 isoform X2; this encodes MERGAEPWSWVLGTSSAGTHDFHPDPAPEAAGTSTPGMRRSVLVRNPGHKGLRPSYEELDSDSEDLDPNPEELDPVSEKPEPDPEDLNTVSEDVDPSYEDLEPVSEDLDPDVEAPSSISGTRDLDPQDLDPMSSSFDDPDVIGPVPLVLDPNSDTLSPAAAPDLDPLSSDLTATPEVLATSPAVLPAPASPPRPFSCPDCGRAFRRSSGLSQHRRTHSGEKPYRCPDCGKSFSHGATLAQHRGIHTGARPYQCAACGKAFGWRSTLLKHRSSHSGEKPHHCPVCGKAFGHGSLLAQHLRTHGGPRPHKCPVCAKGFGQGSALLKHLRTHTGERPYPCPQCGKAFGQSSALLQHQRTHTAERPYRCPHCGKAFGQSSNLQHHLRIHTGERPYACPHCSKAFGQSSALLQHLHVHSGERPYRCQLCGKAFGQASSLTKHKRVHEGAAAAAAAAAAAAAGLGLSPASMLRPGQVSLLGPDAVSVLGSGLSLSPGPSSGLGPDPGSVLGSLPNPNPQTIPGSRSTPTPDSVKSSNPEPGHETNSDLAASPDHRSGPSPDPDTVPSPDPNSESHPEPGSPTRDTVSPVLPTGDSPKWVQEQGALLGPDG
- the ZNF358 gene encoding zinc finger protein 358 isoform X3, which produces MELDPAPEAAGTSTPGMRRSVLVRNPGHKGLRPSYEELDSDSEDLDPNPEELDPVSEKPEPDPEDLNTVSEDVDPSYEDLEPVSEDLDPDVEAPSSISGTRDLDPQDLDPMSSSFDDPDVIGPVPLVLDPNSDTLSPAAAPDLDPLSSDLTATPEVLATSPAVLPAPASPPRPFSCPDCGRAFRRSSGLSQHRRTHSGEKPYRCPDCGKSFSHGATLAQHRGIHTGARPYQCAACGKAFGWRSTLLKHRSSHSGEKPHHCPVCGKAFGHGSLLAQHLRTHGGPRPHKCPVCAKGFGQGSALLKHLRTHTGERPYPCPQCGKAFGQSSALLQHQRTHTAERPYRCPHCGKAFGQSSNLQHHLRIHTGERPYACPHCSKAFGQSSALLQHLHVHSGERPYRCQLCGKAFGQASSLTKHKRVHEGAAAAAAAAAAAAAGLGLSPASMLRPGQVSLLGPDAVSVLGSGLSLSPGPSSGLGPDPGSVLGSLPNPNPQTIPGSRSTPTPDSVKSSNPEPGHETNSDLAASPDHRSGPSPDPDTVPSPDPNSESHPEPGSPTRDTVSPVLPTGDSPKWVQEQGALLGPDG